A window from Flavobacterium gyeonganense encodes these proteins:
- a CDS encoding iron-containing alcohol dehydrogenase has translation MLNFELYNPTNLIFGKGQIEKLSTLVPKDAKILLAYGGGSIFKNGIYDQVISNLKGFEIVEFGGIEPNPRFETLMKAVDVIKAEKINFILAVGGGSVIDGVKFISAAVNFDGNPIDILQKRILIKENAMPFGTILTLPATGSEMNSGYVVTIEATQEKLASGGSALFPQFSICDPTVIASLPKRQLENGVVDAYTHVMEQYLTYPTDAFLQDRIAEGILQTLIEVGPGVVENPTDYTLASNFMWSCTMALNGLIQKGVPSDWATHMIGHELTALYGIDHARTLAIIGPSLYKVMFETKKGKLAQYGRRIFNLTGSDDEVAKEAINKTVEFFHTMGMDTKLSQYTNDYDRTADFIVGRFEERGWKGLGEKQLVTLDKVKSIVEMSY, from the coding sequence ATGTTAAACTTTGAATTATACAATCCGACAAATTTAATTTTCGGGAAAGGACAAATTGAAAAACTTTCGACTTTGGTTCCAAAAGACGCTAAAATATTATTGGCTTACGGTGGTGGAAGTATTTTTAAAAACGGAATTTACGATCAGGTAATCAGCAATCTGAAAGGTTTTGAAATCGTAGAGTTTGGCGGAATCGAACCAAACCCTAGATTCGAAACTTTGATGAAAGCGGTTGATGTTATTAAAGCTGAAAAAATTAATTTTATTCTCGCAGTAGGAGGAGGATCTGTTATTGATGGTGTAAAGTTTATTTCGGCAGCTGTAAATTTTGATGGGAATCCGATTGATATTCTTCAAAAGAGAATTTTAATTAAAGAAAATGCAATGCCGTTTGGAACAATTTTGACTCTTCCTGCAACAGGAAGCGAAATGAATTCAGGATATGTGGTTACGATCGAAGCGACTCAGGAAAAATTAGCTTCAGGCGGAAGTGCATTATTTCCACAATTTTCTATTTGCGACCCAACTGTAATTGCATCTTTACCTAAAAGACAACTTGAAAATGGTGTTGTAGATGCTTATACTCACGTTATGGAGCAATATTTAACGTATCCAACCGATGCTTTTCTTCAGGATCGAATTGCAGAAGGAATTTTGCAGACTTTAATAGAAGTTGGTCCAGGCGTTGTAGAAAACCCAACCGATTATACTTTGGCTTCTAACTTTATGTGGAGCTGTACAATGGCTTTAAACGGATTAATCCAGAAAGGTGTTCCAAGCGACTGGGCAACGCATATGATTGGCCATGAACTGACAGCTTTATACGGAATTGATCATGCCAGAACTCTGGCAATTATTGGTCCAAGTTTATATAAAGTCATGTTTGAAACCAAAAAAGGAAAATTAGCACAATACGGAAGGAGAATTTTCAACTTAACTGGTTCAGACGATGAAGTTGCCAAAGAAGCGATCAATAAAACCGTAGAGTTTTTCCATACAATGGGAATGGATACCAAACTTTCACAATACACGAATGATTACGACAGAACAGCAGATTTTATTGTAGGCCGTTTTGAAGAAAGGGGATGGAAAGGCTTAGGCGAAAAGCAGCTGGTAACGCTGGATAAAGTGAAATCTATTGTAGAAATGAGTTACTAA
- a CDS encoding LysR family transcriptional regulator produces the protein MVNLEWYRTFKAVYKNGNFSVAAKELFMSQPAVSQQISMLEAHVGNKLFIRKSKGVEPTEYAKLLNNLIIDALDRLENVETTFRSKAEDATRLISVGISKHLFSSVGHALIAKFDLIDFTFADDDTLFSLVDSKKLDFAIVSKKYDTFDTIQETVAKIKLVLVGPTNLDITEFRQKLKSDNFAEAEQWLNEQKWYSHDARIPHIKLFWLYAFHKKRPSMVPNYIIPSEYEMLEILSKNSGVAVTWNCNARKFIQQNKLQLIWNSFHVPEEYVYLLAAKNNNLKTFFDIIANEVRIALST, from the coding sequence ATGGTCAATTTAGAATGGTATAGAACATTTAAGGCGGTCTACAAAAACGGAAACTTTTCTGTTGCCGCAAAAGAGCTTTTTATGAGTCAGCCGGCAGTTAGTCAGCAAATCTCAATGTTGGAAGCTCATGTTGGAAATAAATTATTTATTCGAAAGTCTAAAGGCGTAGAACCAACAGAGTATGCTAAGTTACTGAATAACTTGATTATAGATGCACTTGACCGTCTTGAAAATGTAGAAACTACTTTTAGGTCAAAAGCTGAAGATGCTACGCGCTTAATTTCTGTGGGCATCTCAAAACATCTTTTCAGCAGTGTTGGCCATGCTTTAATTGCAAAATTTGATTTAATCGATTTTACTTTTGCCGATGATGACACGCTGTTTTCATTAGTCGATTCTAAAAAACTGGACTTTGCCATTGTTTCCAAAAAATACGATACGTTTGATACCATTCAGGAAACGGTTGCTAAGATTAAATTAGTATTGGTTGGACCAACAAATTTAGATATTACTGAATTTCGTCAGAAACTAAAATCAGATAATTTTGCTGAAGCGGAACAGTGGCTGAACGAACAAAAATGGTATTCACATGATGCCAGAATTCCACATATAAAATTGTTCTGGCTTTATGCTTTCCATAAAAAGAGACCGTCAATGGTTCCCAATTATATTATCCCATCAGAATATGAAATGCTGGAAATACTTTCGAAAAATTCCGGTGTTGCTGTAACGTGGAATTGTAATGCCAGAAAATTTATTCAGCAAAATAAATTACAACTGATATGGAATAGCTTTCATGTTCCTGAAGAATATGTTTATTTGTTGGCGGCTAAAAACAACAATTTGAAGACGTTTTTTGATATCATTGCCAACGAAG
- a CDS encoding NAD(P)H-dependent glycerol-3-phosphate dehydrogenase translates to MSQNLKFAVIGGGSWATAIAKMLCVNLDEISWYMRNDAAIEHLLKYKHNPNYLSSVEFDINKLKLTNDINEAIEYADYLIFAIPSAFLNAELEHLTVSLENKIIFSAIKGIVPETSLIVGEHFHIQYDIPYYNIGVITGPCHAEEVALERLSYLTIACGDPEKACTVAKSLSSNYIKAKISDDIIGTEYAAMLKNIYAIAAGIAHGLGYGDNFQSVLMSNGIREMRKFIKKVHRMKRNINDSAYLGDLLVTGYSVFSRNRMFGNMIGKGYTVKSAMMEMSMVAEGYYATKSAYKLNQGYGAKTPIIDAVYAVLYEGKNAKTVFKKLTESLD, encoded by the coding sequence ATGAGCCAAAATTTAAAATTTGCAGTAATTGGTGGTGGGAGCTGGGCAACAGCTATTGCAAAAATGTTGTGTGTGAACCTGGATGAAATTTCGTGGTATATGCGAAATGATGCTGCGATAGAACATCTTTTAAAATATAAGCATAATCCAAATTATTTGAGTTCAGTTGAGTTTGATATCAATAAACTTAAATTAACCAACGATATAAACGAAGCGATTGAATATGCAGATTACCTTATTTTTGCAATTCCTTCTGCTTTTTTAAATGCTGAATTAGAACATTTGACAGTTTCTCTTGAAAATAAAATTATCTTTTCAGCCATTAAAGGAATTGTTCCTGAGACAAGTTTGATTGTGGGTGAACATTTTCACATTCAGTACGATATTCCATACTACAATATAGGGGTTATTACAGGACCCTGTCATGCTGAGGAAGTAGCTTTAGAAAGACTTTCATATTTAACGATTGCCTGCGGTGATCCGGAGAAAGCCTGTACAGTTGCAAAATCCTTATCCAGTAATTATATAAAGGCTAAAATTTCAGATGATATCATCGGAACTGAATATGCGGCAATGCTGAAAAATATTTATGCAATAGCTGCCGGAATTGCACATGGTCTGGGATATGGCGATAATTTTCAGTCTGTATTGATGAGCAACGGAATCCGTGAGATGCGAAAATTTATCAAGAAAGTACACAGAATGAAACGAAATATCAATGATTCTGCTTATTTGGGGGATTTACTGGTAACAGGATACTCTGTATTTTCAAGAAACCGAATGTTCGGCAATATGATCGGAAAAGGGTATACTGTAAAAAGTGCTATGATGGAAATGAGTATGGTTGCCGAAGGATATTATGCAACTAAAAGCGCTTATAAATTAAATCAGGGTTATGGTGCCAAAACACCAATTATTGATGCGGTTTATGCAGTATTGTATGAAGGAAAGAATGCCAAGACTGTTTTCAAAAAACTAACAGAATCTTTAGATTAA
- a CDS encoding type 1 glutamine amidotransferase domain-containing protein, translating to MNKIALFAIIILTASSISTTAQKLNKKKMKKVLFVLTSHDKLGDTGEKTGFWTEEFAAPYYTLIDQGYVVEIASPLGGQPPIDPKSNDPSAATEDTKRFDADLALQEKLKHTHKITEVDQKDYDAVFYPGGHGPMWDLAVDQNSIALIESFYNHKKPVSFVCHAPAALKNVKIDGSYLVKDKKVTGFSNTEEEAVGLTKVVPFLLEDALKANGGEYSKGADWAAYAVEDGLLITGQNPASSKLVAEKLMSKLKK from the coding sequence ATGAACAAAATAGCATTATTTGCAATCATAATCTTAACAGCGAGTAGTATTTCGACTACTGCTCAAAAATTAAATAAAAAAAAGATGAAAAAAGTATTATTTGTGCTTACGAGCCATGACAAATTAGGAGATACAGGTGAAAAAACAGGATTTTGGACAGAAGAATTTGCTGCGCCATATTATACCCTTATAGATCAGGGATATGTTGTCGAAATTGCAAGTCCTTTAGGTGGCCAGCCGCCAATTGATCCAAAAAGTAATGATCCGAGTGCTGCTACAGAAGACACTAAACGCTTTGATGCGGATTTAGCTTTACAGGAAAAGTTAAAACATACGCATAAAATTACAGAAGTGGATCAGAAAGATTATGATGCGGTTTTTTATCCGGGTGGTCACGGACCAATGTGGGATTTGGCCGTTGATCAAAATTCTATCGCTTTGATTGAATCTTTTTACAATCATAAAAAACCAGTAAGTTTTGTTTGTCACGCGCCGGCAGCATTAAAAAATGTAAAGATTGATGGTTCTTATCTGGTAAAAGACAAAAAAGTTACGGGATTTTCAAATACTGAAGAAGAAGCAGTTGGATTAACAAAAGTGGTTCCGTTTTTATTAGAAGATGCCTTGAAAGCAAATGGTGGTGAATATTCAAAAGGAGCTGATTGGGCAGCTTATGCAGTAGAAGACGGTTTGTTGATTACAGGTCAAAATCCGGCTTCATCAAAACTGGTAGCTGAAAAATTAATGTCAAAATTAAAAAAATAA